Proteins from one Cellulosilyticum lentocellum DSM 5427 genomic window:
- a CDS encoding DUF3427 domain-containing protein has protein sequence MNFIEELKKGLHTGFINFQKASLEDYQPSLLINDRQEEKRVLTTLIKELNECDAFYFSVAFITNSGIASIINILKELEERGVKGKIIASQYQNFTQPEALRRLKALSNIELKIVTEDNFHAKSYIFRKGTRFTLIIGSSNLTQNALSYNKEWNLKVSSAEDGDLLKYTMKEFNRTFESAIAVTDQWLADYEILYREQYKASRQVVYDVQTTKAILPNKMQLEALEALEKLRSEGKDKALLISATGTGKTYFSAFDAKRVNPKRLLFVVHRENITRASLRSYKRIFGRDVTMGILSGSNKDYEARFLFSTIQTLSKDYILEQFKPDHFDYIVIDEVHRSGSSSYEKILNYFKPKFLLGMSATPERTDGYDIYKTFDYNIAYEIRLNKALEEQMLCPFHYYGVSELEINGEVIDEKTAFNHLVCDERVERIIDKAKLYGCDHGRVKGLVFCSGVKEAKELSEQFNRRGYQTVALDGSSSENEREEAIERLEKDTPEGDYLDYIFTVDIFNEGVDIPSINQIIMLRPTQSAIVFVQQLGRGLRKSEGKEYVVVIDFIGNYANNFLVPIALYGDRSFNKDHLRKLMSNGSCSIPGVSTVNFDRITKERIYEAINKSNMATKKALVEEYKLLKFKLGRIPMMMDFILHGSRDPFAFVEYSGSYYQFVASVEQTLGTSLSAVEKAHLEFYSKELGSGKRIEELMLLEGLIRDGELASSQLRQLIKEAYGYDVSEATIESSIRYLNGDFFKKQDQEKYAKSQSILVEVESFKMTEGLKSDLKNPDFKTYLLDLIAYGIDRFNKTYTLEAYEKGFIRYQKYSRKDVCRILNWESDESSTMYGYRIKYNTCPIFVTYHKQDDISESTKYEDCFINKKQFSWMTRSGVTTESRETIAIRDHNKTGLRIALFVKKSDGEGSDFYYMGDVEPMAISQTTIKNDKGEDKPIVNILFDMAHSVPDHLYDYLTQ, from the coding sequence ATGAACTTTATAGAGGAATTAAAGAAAGGCTTGCACACAGGGTTTATTAATTTTCAAAAAGCTTCATTAGAAGACTATCAGCCTAGTTTACTGATTAATGATAGACAGGAAGAGAAAAGAGTATTAACCACGCTTATTAAAGAGTTAAATGAATGTGATGCCTTTTATTTCTCTGTGGCGTTTATCACCAATAGCGGGATTGCTTCTATTATTAATATTTTAAAGGAGCTTGAGGAAAGAGGCGTAAAGGGAAAGATTATTGCTTCACAGTATCAGAACTTTACGCAGCCCGAGGCCCTTAGACGTTTGAAGGCTCTTTCTAATATAGAGCTTAAAATAGTGACAGAAGATAATTTCCATGCCAAGAGTTATATTTTTAGAAAAGGAACGAGATTTACCTTAATCATTGGTAGTAGTAATCTTACTCAAAATGCTCTGAGCTATAATAAGGAATGGAATCTAAAGGTGTCATCGGCGGAGGATGGAGACCTTTTGAAATATACCATGAAAGAGTTTAATCGTACCTTTGAGTCAGCTATAGCCGTTACTGATCAGTGGCTTGCAGACTATGAAATCCTTTATAGAGAGCAGTACAAAGCTAGCAGACAAGTGGTTTATGATGTACAGACCACTAAAGCCATTTTGCCGAATAAAATGCAGTTAGAAGCGCTAGAAGCCCTTGAGAAACTAAGAAGTGAAGGTAAGGATAAGGCGCTTTTAATATCAGCTACAGGAACAGGGAAAACCTATTTTTCTGCTTTTGATGCTAAAAGGGTTAATCCTAAAAGACTTTTATTTGTGGTACACAGGGAAAATATCACAAGAGCTTCTTTAAGGAGTTATAAAAGAATATTTGGCAGAGATGTAACTATGGGGATACTGAGCGGTAGTAACAAGGATTATGAAGCTAGATTTTTATTTTCTACGATTCAAACCTTATCGAAGGATTATATTCTAGAGCAGTTTAAGCCGGACCATTTTGATTATATCGTCATTGATGAAGTCCACCGCTCAGGTTCTAGTAGTTATGAAAAGATTTTAAATTACTTTAAGCCTAAGTTTTTACTAGGCATGTCAGCTACGCCAGAACGAACAGACGGCTATGATATTTATAAAACCTTTGATTATAACATTGCTTATGAAATCAGATTAAATAAAGCCTTAGAAGAGCAAATGTTATGTCCTTTCCATTATTATGGGGTAAGTGAGCTTGAAATAAATGGAGAAGTCATCGATGAAAAAACAGCTTTTAATCATCTAGTTTGTGATGAAAGGGTAGAGCGTATTATAGATAAAGCCAAGTTATATGGCTGCGACCATGGCAGGGTCAAAGGCCTCGTTTTTTGTAGCGGGGTTAAAGAAGCTAAGGAGCTGTCAGAGCAGTTTAATCGAAGAGGCTATCAAACCGTGGCCTTAGATGGTAGCAGTAGTGAAAATGAAAGAGAAGAAGCCATTGAAAGGCTGGAAAAGGATACACCAGAGGGGGATTATTTAGATTACATCTTTACAGTAGATATTTTTAATGAAGGGGTGGATATTCCTTCTATTAATCAAATCATTATGCTGCGTCCGACTCAGTCAGCTATTGTATTTGTGCAGCAATTAGGGCGTGGGCTTAGAAAAAGTGAAGGTAAAGAGTATGTAGTGGTCATTGACTTTATAGGAAACTATGCCAATAACTTTTTAGTCCCTATTGCTTTATATGGAGATCGTTCTTTTAATAAAGACCATCTCAGAAAGCTTATGAGTAATGGTAGTTGTAGTATACCTGGGGTTTCTACAGTGAATTTTGACCGTATTACGAAAGAACGTATTTATGAAGCTATTAATAAGTCTAATATGGCTACTAAGAAGGCATTAGTAGAAGAGTATAAACTACTGAAATTTAAATTAGGTAGGATTCCAATGATGATGGATTTTATCCTTCATGGAAGCCGTGACCCCTTTGCTTTTGTGGAGTATTCAGGCTCATATTATCAGTTTGTAGCTAGTGTTGAACAGACTTTAGGGACTAGTTTATCAGCGGTGGAAAAGGCTCACCTAGAATTCTACTCCAAGGAATTAGGAAGTGGTAAACGTATAGAAGAGCTGATGCTACTTGAGGGACTCATAAGAGATGGAGAGTTAGCAAGTAGTCAGCTTAGGCAGCTCATTAAAGAAGCTTATGGCTATGACGTTTCAGAAGCAACCATAGAATCTAGTATACGTTATTTAAATGGTGACTTTTTTAAGAAGCAAGATCAAGAAAAATATGCTAAGTCGCAGAGTATTTTAGTGGAAGTTGAAAGTTTTAAGATGACGGAGGGCTTAAAAAGTGACCTTAAGAATCCTGATTTTAAAACCTATCTTTTAGACCTGATAGCTTATGGAATAGACCGGTTTAATAAGACCTATACCCTAGAAGCTTATGAAAAAGGTTTTATAAGATATCAAAAGTATTCTAGAAAGGATGTTTGCCGTATTTTAAATTGGGAAAGTGATGAGTCTTCTACCATGTATGGTTATCGGATCAAGTATAATACTTGCCCTATTTTTGTAACCTATCATAAACAAGATGATATTAGTGAAAGTACAAAATATGAGGATTGTTTCATTAATAAAAAGCAGTTTAGCTGGATGACTAGGAGTGGTGTAACCACTGAGTCTAGGGAAACCATTGCTATTAGAGATCATAATAAAACTGGTCTTCGTATAGCTTTGTTTGTGAAAAAGAGTGATGGTGAAGGTTCTGATTTTTACTATATGGGAGATGTAGAACCAATGGCAATTTCCCAAACAACTATTAAAAATGATAAGGGTGAAGATAAGCCAATCGTTAATATTCTTTTTGATATGGCACATAGCGTACCAGACCATCTATATGATTATTTAACACAGTAG
- a CDS encoding MerR family transcriptional regulator, which translates to MELQKASQVSKDYGISTRMLRYYEQVGLIKSLRQEDYAYRVYDESAVSRLRQIIVLRKLRVPVKQIISILNNSDAVQIVEIFRQNISQLDKEITALSTVKSILMRFAEEIKEKADVNLKLIGDEALFSIIDTLSFPNNQIKEIKEELSMEELNNASETLNKMMDKDVRIIFLPPMTVATYCARGEGCEGKANDVINKFVMEAGLTKIKPDLRQFGFDCSDGAVGVGEPSKAYEIWVSIPDDMEVPGHLIKRKFNGGMYAAHVLRTWDFQDWRLLKEWVDSSDKYDNAWGEPRWTPDETGSGQGFEEQLNYWGNANRGFRMEDMQLDLLFPIREK; encoded by the coding sequence ATGGAGCTACAAAAAGCAAGTCAAGTATCCAAGGATTACGGAATTTCTACAAGAATGCTACGTTATTACGAGCAGGTGGGATTAATAAAGAGCCTGCGGCAAGAAGATTATGCTTATCGGGTTTATGACGAAAGCGCTGTAAGTCGTTTACGACAAATAATAGTCCTACGTAAGCTACGTGTTCCCGTGAAGCAAATCATAAGCATACTTAATAATTCCGATGCAGTTCAGATTGTAGAAATTTTCAGGCAGAATATAAGTCAGCTGGATAAGGAAATCACAGCGCTTTCCACCGTTAAATCCATATTAATGCGCTTTGCAGAGGAAATTAAGGAAAAAGCCGATGTCAATTTAAAATTAATCGGTGACGAAGCTTTGTTTTCTATTATAGATACGCTTTCTTTTCCTAATAATCAAATTAAGGAAATCAAGGAGGAATTGTCAATGGAAGAATTAAACAATGCCAGTGAAACGCTTAATAAAATGATGGACAAGGACGTGCGTATTATATTTCTGCCGCCGATGACTGTAGCAACTTATTGTGCTAGAGGCGAAGGATGCGAGGGAAAGGCCAATGATGTAATCAATAAGTTCGTAATGGAAGCAGGTCTGACAAAAATCAAACCGGATTTACGTCAGTTTGGATTTGACTGTTCTGATGGGGCGGTAGGTGTAGGGGAGCCCTCGAAGGCTTATGAAATATGGGTGTCTATTCCTGATGACATGGAAGTGCCAGGGCACCTTATAAAACGGAAGTTCAATGGTGGTATGTACGCTGCACATGTATTAAGGACATGGGACTTTCAGGATTGGCGTCTTTTGAAGGAATGGGTAGATTCAAGCGACAAATACGATAATGCATGGGGAGAGCCCAGATGGACACCAGACGAAACTGGTTCAGGACAAGGATTTGAAGAACAGTTGAATTACTGGGGTAATGCTAACCGCGGATTTAGAATGGAAGATATGCAACTAGACTTGTTGTTTCCGATTAGGGAAAAATAA
- a CDS encoding AAA family ATPase, whose product MRRQYIMSIGVSVNTFDIEEFGKQSIFTLSFQNQGDVFKGINIGDKILGYVKQPIHKIRYIFEVAEVIEDNKLNLIKKLDIQFGLDKSEFLDIVDVDILEQKCEIIEICQEVYIKIYNKIIYLLQDSIIDIDYLFKLENKSFALEAINIVKNIDGFKEETLRILLDKDECKKIFKNTYPVLKSIPNEAREEDIVKMTKDSSNKNRYYTDIIEINNKKYIVTNNWHYGSTWGDSRTPFVEWIKELINHKQTENIYDQQLSNDGIYAEEIDEYSLDQNRDVTAEKLYLTKKLKHNYLVFGAPGTGKSYDLKKKQESYFTQENSYERVTFYSNYSYAQFVGTYKPKMVNNEINYSYVAGPFIRMLVKAYQNPQQNFLLIIEEINRANPAAVFGDIFQLLDRKDNGVSEYDIETSEDLREYLATQLVSGYRQSRNTMLKNKALEKYRKIRLPENLYIWATMNSADQGVFPMDTAFKRRWEYKYMDINAGEIEGKAFKLGKNKEVEWNILRKAINEILIDVGINEDKLMGPFFIGLKSLESQEVFEEAFKSKVLMYLFEDAAKQYRKKIFKNEKVCRTYSILCEYFDRDGIEIFKEIDNKIDKVKKLDNSTTNSN is encoded by the coding sequence ATGAGAAGACAATATATTATGTCAATAGGGGTATCGGTTAATACATTTGATATTGAAGAGTTTGGTAAACAATCAATATTTACTTTATCATTTCAAAATCAGGGTGATGTATTTAAAGGGATCAATATAGGAGATAAAATACTTGGATATGTAAAGCAACCCATTCATAAGATTAGATATATTTTTGAGGTGGCAGAAGTTATAGAAGATAATAAGCTCAACTTAATAAAAAAGTTAGATATTCAATTTGGATTAGATAAAAGTGAGTTTCTTGATATTGTAGATGTTGATATTTTAGAACAGAAGTGTGAAATAATAGAAATTTGTCAAGAAGTCTATATAAAAATTTATAACAAAATAATTTATCTATTGCAAGATTCTATAATAGATATAGATTATTTGTTTAAATTGGAAAATAAAAGTTTTGCATTAGAAGCTATTAATATAGTAAAAAATATAGATGGATTTAAAGAAGAAACACTAAGAATTTTATTAGATAAGGATGAATGCAAAAAAATATTTAAGAATACATATCCTGTATTAAAGAGTATACCTAATGAGGCTAGAGAAGAAGATATTGTTAAGATGACTAAAGATTCAAGTAATAAAAATAGATATTATACAGATATTATAGAAATAAATAATAAGAAATATATAGTTACAAATAATTGGCATTATGGAAGTACATGGGGAGATAGCCGTACGCCATTTGTTGAATGGATAAAAGAATTGATAAATCATAAGCAAACCGAAAATATTTATGATCAACAACTCAGCAACGATGGAATATATGCTGAAGAGATTGATGAATACAGCTTAGATCAAAATAGGGACGTTACTGCAGAAAAACTATACTTAACAAAGAAGCTAAAGCACAACTACTTAGTATTTGGAGCACCAGGAACGGGTAAGAGTTATGATTTAAAAAAGAAACAAGAGAGTTACTTTACGCAAGAAAACAGTTATGAGCGAGTAACTTTTTACTCAAACTATTCATACGCACAATTTGTAGGAACATATAAACCTAAAATGGTTAATAATGAAATCAACTACTCTTATGTTGCAGGACCGTTTATTAGAATGTTAGTAAAAGCATATCAAAATCCACAGCAGAATTTTCTACTAATAATTGAAGAAATTAATAGAGCCAACCCTGCAGCTGTCTTTGGGGATATTTTTCAACTTTTAGACAGAAAAGACAATGGTGTAAGTGAATATGATATAGAGACAAGTGAAGATTTAAGAGAATATCTAGCAACACAACTTGTTAGTGGATATAGGCAATCTAGAAATACAATGCTAAAAAATAAGGCTCTCGAAAAGTACAGAAAAATTCGTTTGCCAGAAAATCTATATATTTGGGCAACCATGAATAGTGCTGACCAAGGTGTATTTCCAATGGATACAGCTTTCAAACGTAGGTGGGAGTATAAATATATGGATATTAATGCAGGTGAAATTGAAGGAAAAGCTTTTAAGTTAGGAAAAAATAAAGAGGTTGAGTGGAATATTTTAAGGAAGGCAATTAATGAAATATTAATTGATGTAGGTATTAATGAAGATAAGCTTATGGGGCCATTTTTTATAGGATTAAAGTCTTTAGAGTCACAAGAAGTATTTGAAGAGGCATTTAAAAGTAAAGTGTTAATGTATTTATTTGAAGATGCGGCTAAACAATACCGTAAGAAAATCTTTAAAAACGAGAAAGTTTGTCGTACGTATAGTATACTTTGTGAATACTTTGATAGAGATGGAATAGAAATTTTTAAAGAAATTGATAATAAGATAGATAAGGTAAAGAAACTTGACAACAGTACTACAAATAGTAATTAG
- a CDS encoding LlaJI family restriction endonuclease translates to MKVEYFRELRKYTPGEIEQKLQINDEEVKKLLRELIINNVVNKVKENSDTDETEDEESNQVEEAEEANETSDKKYVFTYVGIIVLGEYTFICYPKYISSTEKPLDEMKQVLKVLDKYKKQEQEIDFANRQEESEKFEVLGNILFLLNDYMEHNIYTNQLEVIELNGQGEINWDITINETYPFILKNGRPYYLDLYTHHSIDDDRDYFQRLHMCILTKCSDQLEESQLNQLFDFERIKLYDGDLEEFGEIEYILYRLNNELAVQFNSRKQTLLRAMYRYLSEQYKARDDFQFTSYGTSHFYSIWENVCASVFNNQLNTKLKDLPITLSKDYESRKNKSLIELIKKPIWKAIKEGEVIRSEKGKGTLKPDLISFYKYKDQWCFGIFDAKYYDIQFNKAKFYNRPGIQDITKQYLYQLAYQDYILKHDFVYIENAFLVPSEQDKFEVFGEVEMQMLHELTDTKLKNISVIKSPASILYDLYLDNKQIEDLVSDVKSIPMPIKKQ, encoded by the coding sequence ATGAAAGTAGAGTATTTTAGAGAGCTGAGAAAATACACGCCTGGCGAAATTGAGCAAAAGCTACAAATAAACGATGAGGAAGTTAAAAAACTTCTTAGAGAACTTATCATAAATAATGTTGTAAACAAAGTTAAAGAGAATAGTGATACAGATGAAACAGAAGATGAAGAGAGTAATCAAGTTGAAGAAGCTGAGGAGGCGAATGAAACAAGTGATAAAAAATATGTTTTTACATATGTAGGTATTATAGTTCTAGGTGAGTATACTTTTATATGCTATCCCAAGTATATTTCAAGTACAGAAAAACCTTTAGATGAGATGAAACAAGTATTAAAAGTATTAGATAAATACAAAAAACAAGAGCAAGAAATTGATTTTGCTAATAGACAAGAAGAGAGTGAAAAATTCGAGGTATTAGGAAATATCTTATTTCTATTAAATGACTATATGGAACATAATATCTATACAAATCAATTGGAAGTTATAGAGTTAAATGGTCAAGGAGAAATCAATTGGGATATCACAATTAATGAGACATACCCTTTCATTTTAAAGAATGGTAGACCCTATTATCTTGATTTGTATACACATCATTCAATAGATGATGATAGAGATTATTTTCAAAGGCTACACATGTGTATTTTGACAAAGTGTTCAGATCAATTAGAAGAATCTCAGCTGAATCAACTCTTTGATTTTGAAAGAATCAAGCTATACGATGGAGATTTAGAAGAGTTTGGAGAAATAGAGTATATACTTTATCGATTGAATAATGAACTAGCAGTACAATTTAATAGTAGGAAGCAGACCCTTCTACGGGCAATGTACAGGTATCTTAGTGAACAGTATAAAGCAAGAGATGATTTTCAATTCACTTCGTACGGAACAAGCCATTTTTATAGTATATGGGAAAACGTTTGTGCTTCGGTTTTTAATAATCAATTAAATACAAAACTTAAAGATTTACCCATAACATTAAGTAAAGACTATGAGAGTAGAAAGAATAAGTCATTGATTGAGTTAATTAAAAAACCTATATGGAAAGCAATTAAAGAAGGAGAAGTAATTAGGAGTGAAAAAGGTAAAGGAACATTAAAACCCGATTTAATTAGTTTTTATAAGTATAAAGATCAATGGTGCTTTGGTATATTTGATGCAAAGTACTATGATATACAGTTTAATAAAGCGAAGTTCTACAATCGACCAGGAATTCAAGATATAACTAAGCAGTATCTTTATCAGTTAGCATACCAAGATTATATTCTAAAACATGATTTTGTCTACATTGAAAATGCATTTTTAGTTCCAAGTGAGCAAGATAAATTTGAAGTATTTGGTGAAGTAGAAATGCAAATGCTTCATGAATTAACAGATACTAAGTTAAAAAATATATCCGTTATTAAATCCCCAGCAAGTATATTATATGATTTATATTTAGATAACAAGCAGATTGAGGACCTAGTTTCGGATGTAAAGAGTATTCCAATGCCTATAAAAAAGCAGTAA
- the dcm gene encoding DNA (cytosine-5-)-methyltransferase encodes MGNKMFNVVETFSGIGSQAKALRNIGFNANIVATADWDINAIIAYDLIHHGKQDLTAYNHYSEQQLNEELSKFTLSADGKSAMTEKAKKVLPIHLKKMLLYAIRRSNNLVSITDIKGKDISDNIDLLTYSFPCQDLSVCGFWHGNTSGIDRDANNRSGMLWEVERILEEMFKLGKKMPKFLLMENVSNILSKTHEKNFNEWKGFLSSLGYYNVVYKLNAKDFGIPQKRERVYMLSVLVGNDALKLMELKRYLDEHKLENINEINRLKRREISLREILKINYEENPLYREEANYSQPNDTPSRQRIFEKNDVLYDGVNIKDIIVNTVTTKQDRHPNSGVIVYDSGRSGKAVYRNLTPRECFLLMGFDEEDFQILIENNIDVNKRRKLFTKEKLIKMAGNSIVVDVLEVIFRQIREIEEIL; translated from the coding sequence ATGGGAAATAAGATGTTTAATGTAGTTGAGACATTTAGTGGAATAGGGAGTCAAGCAAAAGCGTTAAGGAATATTGGATTTAATGCTAATATAGTTGCTACCGCTGATTGGGATATAAATGCAATTATTGCATACGATCTAATTCATCATGGGAAACAAGATCTAACAGCATATAATCACTATTCAGAACAACAATTAAATGAAGAGTTAAGTAAATTTACATTAAGTGCAGATGGAAAAAGTGCAATGACAGAAAAGGCAAAAAAAGTATTGCCAATTCATTTAAAAAAGATGCTCTTATATGCAATCAGACGTTCAAATAATCTTGTTAGCATTACAGATATTAAGGGAAAAGACATATCAGATAATATTGACCTATTAACATATTCCTTTCCCTGCCAAGACTTATCTGTATGTGGATTTTGGCATGGAAACACTTCAGGTATAGACAGAGATGCTAACAATAGATCAGGAATGTTATGGGAAGTTGAAAGAATCCTTGAAGAAATGTTCAAATTAGGCAAGAAAATGCCTAAGTTTTTGCTTATGGAAAATGTCTCTAATATATTATCTAAGACACATGAGAAGAACTTTAATGAATGGAAAGGATTTTTATCAAGTTTAGGATATTATAATGTTGTATACAAATTAAATGCTAAGGATTTTGGAATTCCTCAAAAACGAGAAAGAGTATATATGTTAAGTGTACTTGTGGGTAATGATGCGCTAAAATTGATGGAACTAAAAAGATATTTAGATGAACATAAGTTAGAGAATATTAATGAAATAAATAGGCTTAAAAGAAGAGAAATATCACTTAGGGAGATACTGAAGATAAATTATGAAGAAAATCCTCTTTATAGAGAAGAGGCAAATTATAGTCAACCTAATGATACACCTTCCAGACAACGAATATTTGAAAAGAATGATGTATTATATGATGGAGTCAATATAAAAGATATCATTGTGAATACAGTAACAACTAAGCAAGATAGACATCCAAATTCAGGAGTTATAGTCTATGATAGTGGGCGCAGTGGTAAAGCAGTATATAGAAATTTAACACCTAGAGAGTGCTTTCTACTGATGGGATTTGATGAGGAAGATTTCCAAATCCTTATTGAAAATAATATAGATGTAAATAAGCGAAGAAAACTATTTACTAAAGAAAAACTTATAAAAATGGCTGGTAACAGCATTGTAGTTGATGTACTAGAGGTTATATTTAGACAGATAAGGGAAATAGAAGAGATATTGTAA
- a CDS encoding replication initiator protein A, protein MSELITVEKLNSVAFYQIPQAFYYHPKYAGMSGSARETYAILRNLLGLSVKSGWVNEKGEIFVKISRERLMSRLGIKKDKMSSVFKELRELELIMEKRIGCNKCNEIYIYNAKELNEHYLESDLLEEISEDKSEGGGNGTPFGRRENSITKEDKTEVQIAEKPIHNKNTFIKNYDDKTKDTLLPVVKEVVLAKENLVDGEILSEFHRSFGMGKVSMKAQEVIRMFLNRFERSVVLYAFELAGAKNKSFDYAQGILRRWWQAGAFNFDEVFAYEEHYSSGV, encoded by the coding sequence ATGTCAGAACTTATTACTGTAGAAAAACTTAATAGTGTTGCCTTTTACCAGATTCCACAGGCATTTTACTATCATCCTAAGTATGCAGGCATGAGTGGGAGTGCTAGAGAGACCTATGCTATTTTACGTAATTTATTAGGCTTATCTGTAAAAAGTGGCTGGGTGAATGAGAAGGGAGAAATCTTTGTAAAGATTAGTAGAGAGAGACTAATGAGCCGTTTAGGGATTAAGAAGGACAAGATGAGTAGTGTCTTTAAAGAACTAAGGGAGCTAGAGCTGATTATGGAAAAGCGCATAGGCTGTAATAAGTGCAATGAAATCTATATTTATAATGCCAAGGAATTAAATGAACATTATTTAGAAAGTGATTTATTAGAAGAGATAAGTGAGGACAAAAGTGAAGGTGGAGGAAATGGAACTCCTTTTGGAAGGCGAGAAAATAGCATTACTAAAGAAGATAAAACCGAAGTCCAGATAGCGGAAAAACCGATACATAATAAGAATACTTTTATTAAAAATTATGATGATAAGACTAAAGATACACTACTACCAGTAGTAAAAGAGGTGGTTTTAGCCAAAGAGAATTTGGTAGATGGGGAAATCCTAAGTGAATTTCATCGTTCTTTTGGCATGGGCAAAGTGTCTATGAAAGCCCAAGAAGTGATTCGTATGTTCCTCAATCGCTTTGAACGCTCTGTGGTGCTTTATGCCTTTGAGTTAGCTGGTGCTAAGAATAAATCCTTTGACTATGCCCAGGGAATTTTGCGCAGATGGTGGCAAGCAGGAGCCTTTAACTTTGATGAGGTATTTGCTTATGAGGAGCATTATAGTAGTGGCGTGTAG
- a CDS encoding (deoxy)nucleoside triphosphate pyrophosphohydrolase, whose translation MKKTEVVAAIIMYEDKILCMQRNKGKYEYMSYKYEFPGGKIEPGETRAQALQRELIEEMALEVDIREEDYYMSVEHMYPDFALTMHSFICRVESQTFVRKEHVDHKWLTRKELMSLDWAPADIPIVKRLQGDCE comes from the coding sequence ATGAAAAAAACTGAAGTAGTTGCAGCTATTATTATGTATGAGGATAAAATTTTATGTATGCAGCGTAACAAGGGAAAGTATGAGTATATGTCTTATAAATACGAGTTTCCAGGTGGAAAGATAGAGCCAGGAGAAACCAGAGCTCAGGCGCTTCAAAGGGAGTTAATAGAGGAAATGGCTTTAGAAGTAGACATAAGGGAAGAAGATTATTACATGAGCGTAGAGCATATGTATCCTGACTTTGCTCTTACCATGCATAGTTTTATTTGCCGCGTAGAAAGTCAGACCTTTGTAAGAAAAGAGCATGTGGATCATAAGTGGCTTACAAGAAAGGAGCTGATGAGCTTAGATTGGGCACCAGCAGACATACCTATTGTAAAGCGTTTACAGGGGGATTGTGAATGA
- a CDS encoding PD-(D/E)XK motif protein, translated as MEILEEIRENFAAAQNGIRKLTCLADEYSAWTIRKNGEYGVAIPFNSRVEILERFASAKLCNEVLIIESKQQSMLILSCTIDEYRYEFASICAQFVDPGKDGSDRKAITESPREWWKRWKLLLGNAVYEKQVYSVIGELLALKELIQKDKTIQWTGANAGTHDIESNQESYEVKSTIKRYGATITISGQHQLKSSKKLYLYFCRLEKSQLGESINDLVKDLVDYGYEKHVLEAQLNKMGFELGTSIRDEKYKVLEKRKYVVNEAFPQITDKSFVGGKIPNAIIKIQYTVDLEGLAYEEW; from the coding sequence ATGGAAATATTAGAGGAGATAAGAGAAAATTTTGCAGCAGCTCAAAATGGAATTAGAAAATTAACATGTCTAGCAGATGAATATAGTGCATGGACCATTAGAAAAAATGGTGAGTATGGTGTAGCAATCCCGTTTAATAGTAGAGTGGAAATTTTAGAAAGGTTTGCAAGTGCTAAATTATGTAATGAAGTATTAATTATAGAAAGTAAACAGCAATCTATGTTAATATTAAGCTGTACCATTGATGAGTATAGGTATGAATTTGCAAGTATTTGTGCTCAGTTTGTTGATCCGGGTAAAGATGGAAGTGACCGAAAAGCAATTACTGAATCACCAAGAGAATGGTGGAAACGATGGAAGTTGCTTTTGGGAAATGCTGTATATGAGAAGCAAGTATACAGTGTGATTGGAGAGCTATTAGCACTTAAAGAACTCATCCAAAAAGATAAAACTATCCAATGGACAGGAGCAAATGCGGGAACACATGATATTGAGTCAAACCAAGAAAGCTATGAAGTTAAGTCAACAATTAAAAGATATGGTGCAACTATTACTATAAGTGGACAACACCAATTAAAAAGTAGCAAGAAACTATACTTATATTTTTGTAGATTAGAAAAATCTCAATTAGGTGAGTCAATAAATGACTTGGTTAAAGATTTAGTTGATTATGGATATGAAAAGCATGTATTAGAAGCTCAGCTAAATAAAATGGGATTTGAATTAGGCACTAGTATAAGAGATGAAAAATATAAAGTTTTAGAGAAAAGAAAGTATGTAGTTAATGAAGCATTTCCTCAAATAACTGACAAATCATTCGTTGGAGGAAAGATTCCAAATGCCATTATCAAGATACAGTATACAGTTGATTTAGAAGGTTTAGCTTATGAAGAATGGTAA